From the genome of Onthophagus taurus isolate NC chromosome 5, IU_Otau_3.0, whole genome shotgun sequence, one region includes:
- the LOC111413619 gene encoding uncharacterized protein yields MLVLIPFKREIMQGVINYLDSSLIVRLCSSKNFEAGTISNNSNNYLGDYIITNFEAECNSNNSNTCLEDYAAERIKMLTISEVNKTNEVIILFISLFGRNK; encoded by the exons atgttagttttaataccATTTAAAAG gGAAATAATGCAAGGGGTGATTAATTATTTGGATTCATCCCTAATTGTGAGGTTATGTAGCTCTAAAAACTTTGAAGCTGGAACTATTTCAAATAATTCCAACAATTATCTCGGAGATTATATTATAAC AAATTTTGAAGCTGAGTGTAATTCAAATAATTCCAACACTTGTCTTGAAGATTATGCAGCAGAAAGGATAAAAATGTTGACTATATCGGAA gttaataaAACGAATGAGGTTATTATATTATTCATAAGTCTATTTGGAAGGAATAAATAA